DNA sequence from the Salmo trutta chromosome 28, fSalTru1.1, whole genome shotgun sequence genome:
acattgcaatttattgccctggccacatctgcagtcctcatgcctccttgcagcatgcccaaggcacgttcacgcagatgtgcagagaccctgggcatctttcttttggtgtttttcagagtcagtagaaaggcctctttagtgtcctaagttttcataactgtgaccttaattgcctaccgtctctaagctgttagtgtcttaacgaccgttccacaggtgcatgttcattaattgtttatggttcattgaccaagcatgggaaacagtgtttaaaccctttacaatgaagatctgtgaagttatttagatttcgacgaattatctttgaaagacagggtcctgaaaaagggatgtttctttttttgctgagtttatatttatataagtatgcatacacagtaccagtcaaaagtttggtcacacctactcattcaaggatttttctttatttttactattttctacattgtagaataagcaGTGAAGATATAAAAACTTTGCACACGCTTTGAacaagctttgcacacgcttggcattctctcaaccagcttcatgaggtagtcccctggaatgcctttcaattaacaggtgtgccttgttaaaagttaatttgtggaatttctttccttcttaatgtgtttgagccaatcagttgtgtcgtgacaaggtaggggtggtatacagaagatagccctatttggtaaaagacaagtccatattatggcaagaacagctcaaataatcaaagagaaacgacagttcatcattactttaagacatgaagacagaacatttcaagaactttgaaagattcttcaaatgcagtcgcaaaaatcatcaagcgctatgatgaaactggctctcatgaggacctctacaggaaaagaagacacagagttacctctgctgcagagaataagttcattagagttaccagcctccgaattctgcaattaactgcacctcagattgcagcccaaataaatgcttcacagagttcaagtaacagacacatctcaacatcaactgttcagaggagactgcatgaatcaggccttcatggtcgaattgctgcaaagaaaccactactataggacactaagaagaagaagagacttgcttgggccaagaaacatgagcaatggacattagaccagtggaaatctgtcctttggtctgatgagtccaaatttgagattttctattccaaccgctgtgtctttgtgagacgtagagtaggtgaacagatctccacatgtgtggttcccaccgtgaagcatggaggaggaggtgtgatggtgtgggggtgctttgctggtgccattgtcagtgatttatttagaattcaaggcacactttaccagcatggctaccacagcattctgcagcgatacgccatcccagtTGGTtcgcgcttagtgggattataatttgtttttcaacaggacaatgacccaaaacacacctccaggctgtgtaagggctatttgaccaagaaggagagtgatggggtggggcatgtagcctagtgtttagagtgttgggacagtaattgaaagtttgctggatcgaatccccgagctgacaaggtaaaaatctgttattctgcccctgtgcaagggagttaacccactgttccccgggcgccgaagacatggatgACGATTATGACAgcctcccgcacctctctgatttagaggtgttgggtttgactggtactgtatattttttcacTATATTGTAGTGAAACAAAACTCAAAGATACTTTGTTTGTCCTTAGACTGTGGTTCACTTTAGATTTCCATCACAGTGAGGATTTTCTGTGCATACAATACAGTAGAAAGACACTAATCAACACAATACTAATATTAATGTTAATGCTAAATGGGTTGAGGGAGATTAAAGTGTATAAACTGTATAAATTGAAGAAGTGCTTGATACCATACTCTGAATGTGAGGCTGCTGAcgagaggacagctcataataatggctggaatggaatagaatcaaccacatggaaaacaTGCTTGATTTGTTCAATACAATTTCATTTATTCTgttccagcctttactatgagcctatcctccccaattaaggtgccaccagccactTGTGCTGTGCAAATGTTGACTCATGATAACACTGTAATTTGTCAAGCAAGTGGTATTGATTTCTGACATTTCTCAGAAAACGCAGTTGGAAAGATAAATATCAAATTTTTggtccattttaggtaataaagCAAAAGGAAGGACACCGACTTGTGGTTTAGAGACCTATTTAGTTAGATGTAATGTCCCCTGTTTAGGGGACCTCCGTGGTTCTGGTACCTGTTCCAACCAGTTAGATGTAATGTCCCCTGTTTAGGGGGCCTCCGTGGTTCTGGTACCTGTTCCAACCAGTTAGATGTAATGTCCCCTGTTCCAACCAGTTAGATGTAATGTCCCCTGTTTAGGGGGCCTCCGTGGTTCTGGTACCTGTTCCAACCAGTTAGATGTAATGTCCCCTGTTCCAACCAGTTAGATGTAATGTCCCCTGTTCCAACCAGTTAGATGTAATGTCCCCTGTTCCAACCAGTTAGATGTAATGTCCCCTGTTCCAACCAGTTAGATGTAATGTCCCCTGTTTAGGGGACCTCCGTGGTTCTGGTACCTGTTCCAACCAGTTAGATGTAATGTCCCCTGTTTAGGGGACCTCCGTGGTTCTGGTACCTGTTCCAACCAGTTAGATGTAATGTCCCCTGTTTAGGGGACCTCCGTGGTTCTGGTACCTGTTCCAACCAGTTAGATGTAATGTCCCCTGTTTAGGGGGCCTCCGTGGTTCTGGTACCTGTTCCAACCAGTTAGATGTAATGTCCCCTGTTCCAACCAGTTAGATGTAATGTCCCCTGTTCCAACCAGTTAGATGTAATGTCCCCTGTTCCAACCAGTTAGATGTAATGTCCCCTGTTCCAACCAGTTAGATGTAATGTCCCCTGTTCCAACCAGTTAGATGTAATGTCCCCTGTTCCAACCAGTTAGATGTAATGTCCCCTGTTCCAACCAGTTAGATGTAATGTCCCCTGTTCCAACCAGTTAGATGTAATGTCCCCTGTTCCAACCAGTTAGATGTAATGTCCCCTGTTTAGGGGACCTCCGTGGTTCTGGTACCTGTTCCAACCAGTTAGATGTAATGTCCCCTGTTTAGGGGACCTCCGTGGTTCTGGTACCTGTTCCAACCAGTTAGATGTAATGTCCCCTGTTTAGGGGACCTCCGTGGTTCTGGTACCTGTTCCAACCAGTTAGATGTAATGTCCCCTGTTTAGGGGACCTCCGTGGTTCTGGTACCTGTTCCAACCAACATCTTCGCTTACAAATCGATCTGTGGACACCGTAGATCGAAATGGCTTGAATTGAGTGATACCCCTGGTTCACAGACACAATTGTCACACCTTGATAAGTTTCACCTGTcttcgttattgtctccaccccctccaggtgtcgcttgttttccccagtgtatttatccctgtgtttcctgtctctctgtgccagtttgtcttgtatgtttccaagtcaaccagcagttttcttgttctcctgctttttgcattctcctttttctagtcctcccggttttgacccttgcctgtttctggactttgtacccgcctgcctgaccattctgcctgccttgacctcgagcctgtctgctactctgtacctcctggactctgatctggttttgacctttttctctgtccacgaccattctcttgccttccccttaggcctctttagtgtcctaagtttcacaactgtgaccttaattgcctaccgtctctaagctgttagtgtcttaacgaccgttccacaggtgcatgttcattaattgtttatggttcattgaccaagcatgggaaacagtgtttaaaccctttacaatgaagatctgtgaagttatttggatttctacgaatgatctttgaaaggcagggtcctgaaaaagggatgtttatgACTGAATCACTGTAAAAGAACAAAACCATATTGAGTTGGTGGTTTACTAAGGGAACCGATTAAAAATGTCAAAGTTAAAAACACAATTTATTTGTAAGAAATTGTGGAATAGTGTCCACCTAAGTGTCAATTTTCGTTAGTGACTCTAAACAGGAACAGAAAGTtaaggctctattcaatccgtattgtGTAGTTagtgtgattgaaatttaaaggcatgTTCCCACGTTAGTAAaaactgcattcacggtaaacgctgcatatgtcagctcaatgGAAAAGGACCTTTAAATGTCTATCACGCAATCTGTAACGCTTGAGCGATACAGATTGTACAGAGCCCCCGTTAATCTTTCTGAAATGGACACTTTATCAACACAGCGTACAGTAAATGATGTATCATATAGAGACAAGAAAAATATCCTTGGGTTTATTAACCCAATAAAACATATCTGATTCCTCTCTTGGCTTCTCTTACTGTTTTCTGACAGTAGGAACAGTACCAGGTTATTTATGGCACCATATAGACCTAATAACCTGCTATTTATTAGATAACATGCTGTACTTATTACCAATCATATCCTTTTTGAGGCTGGATGGAGTGCAGtcaacaaatgtttttttatatCAAGAGAGAAACCCAGAaacaggacatactgtatcacAGAGAAACAGAAAAGATGAAGACTGCTCTCTATTGTCCTGCTCCTCGTGGCTTTTTGCCAGATGTCTAATGCTGTTCTTGTCAAGGTAAGTATCAATCAGCACTTTGGGGAAAAACTGAGCTTTTATGAATATGTACTTGAATGAGATTTGATTCCTGGTGCATCCACCCCATGGGTTTATCTAACTTTGTAAATCAGTGCGTATGTTTTTGTTGTATTTCTACTAATATCACTCTTAGAGAGTGAGCTGGACATTATTATACCCATTGTGCCTAGCTGCTGTAATGATCCATTTTTGTTTTCTATTCTCTCCCTAGGAAGATGTCATATTCTCTCTGGAATCAGTGAGGAAACTTTGATGGACAGTGAAGGGACGTTTAAGCAAGACCAGCACAGTGGCTGTGTGTGCACACCTTTCTCTCCCTGAAGAATTCCGTCCTTTGTTCCAAAGCAAGGATGCTGGGGTATCCTTCGCAAGGTTAGGTGAGTTAAAGCTGCACTCCTTAACATTTTCCAGTAGGGGGCACTCATGAGTAAAACTGCATCCGCAGTCGAGGTGAGGACCGGGTTGGGAAACCAAACTAACTAATTAGCAACGGAGCTTCCAAACTGTAATTTTGAAAAGGAAGAAGTGACCCGATGATTGATTGGCTGAAAAACATTGGTATTTTACCATTTATTTTCAAATATGGATAATAAAGTGTTGAAAGTCCATTGGCTTATTAGTGGATTCTTTCTGTAATATTGTGAAAAACTATAAATACCGTGTGTGTACATGCACACGCTTCTAAATGTACAGTATTTGCATGTGTCGGTATGCGTTTGTATAAATACTTAAGGGAAGATTATCCGTGGTAATTGTAGTGGTTGTGAACAGCAGGTGTGGCTGCCCATCCTCATGCCTGAGAGCTACATGTACTGGCTGTTGAAAGGGACACCTGCCAACCTTTCTACAAGACATCTCATTTATCTTGTCAGTTTCAAGCAAAATATGTTTGAACTAAGATTAATATTTGTCAATTGCTGGTTTCTCACCATGTCAGATTGTAATAAGCTTTATACTCCTACTGTTACAGTGGTCATGGAATCTCAGTCTATGCATATGTGAAAGACATTTCTGTATCAGCCAGTTGAATAGTTGTAATGAATTATTCTCTCACTGCCCTGTTATTGACTGATTATTTGTATAGGAGACTCCACTCAAAATGTAtatcaattaaatgtattcactaaGTAAAATATTTTCCAACTGGACTTTGATGTAGATACTATATATTCATAAATGACAGTGTGGTCTTTTATCACTGCAGAAAAATGTACACACATACCATTAAGGTTTTATTTTGGGAGTACAAAATGTTTTTTGATTTTTGATGTAGTATACGAAATAGTtccataaatacaaatactaAACAAGTTTAGAACTTGAAGAATGAAAAGTGAGTTTCTAATCCTAAACATCAGATACAAACATGATGCCGATGACACTTTGGTTTGAGGGTTACAGCAGGTTTCAGTCTATAAAAGGCCTGCAGGACATGTTGCAGTgatgaacaaaaaaaaaaaaaaacattgagtgATTATCTATTAAAATCTGCATTTTATTGTGTAAACTATCCCTTCAATATGATACCGAGCACAAAATGGATTTGGGAATGGTGGTGTTCCCAAAAATGTTCATTTAGATCACTAAAATCTATTCCAAATGTCAAGTTTTTCACCCAAAATAGGTGGGGGAAAACCTGAACGTCGCTCCATGTTCCTGTCCAATTAACCCTAGTAGTATATCACACAAAATAATACAAACTTGGAATGACAGTTTATTTTTCTTAGTTTCGCACTAGAGTTAGTAAGAGTAATTGAATTCCACTACCCCAGACTGCTGGAGGCCAGGGACCCTACCTGGTTGCCAGTTTGACAGACAACTACATATGGTTAAGGCTTGTCCCTTTGAAAATGGCCTTCACGGAAGTAGAAAGGACAATAAATTAAGAAAGCAAACAAAATTATTCAAATTTAGAATCCTTAAACACCTGTTTTCTTAACACAAAAGGCAAGAAATAAAAAAGGATGCAATGATTTTAGGttattttgttgaatttatatacAAAAATACTAAAGTAAGTATCACAACCCACCAATTCAAGGCGTGAACTGTAACATTGTGTGCTGTCCTGTGCAATGGATGGTGTTAATAACCTAACAACTCAATAGTCCTAGGCAGGTTTTCAACCACTTTCCCGCCAAGACCAAAAATACCCAAAACGCCAACTTCCAGTCAAGAatcaaatatacactgagtgtacaaaacattaagaacactttcctaatattgagttgcaccccccctccttttgccttcagaacagcctcaatttgtcagggcatagctttcacctagattcaccagtctatgtcatggaaagagcaggtgttatgttttgtaaactcagtgtatattatcAATGGAGAAGTAATCCAGATGCAACTaactccatttttttttaaactgactTACAGAAAGCTCCACAACTTTGGCGACttaagtatataaactcagcaaaaaaagaaacgtccctttttcaggatcctgtctttcaaagataattcgtaaaaatccagataacttcacagatcttcattgtaaagggtttaaacactgtttcccatgcttgttcaatgaaccataaacaatgaatgaacatgcacctgtggaacggtcgttaagaaactaacagcttacagacggtaggcaattaatgtcacagatatgaaaacttaggacactaaagaggcctttctactgactctgaaaaacaccaaaagaaagatgcccagggcccctgctcatctgcgtgaaagtgccttaggcatgctgcaaggaggcatgaggactgcagatgtggccagggcaataaaatgccatgtctgtactgtgagacgcctaagacagtgctacagggagacaggacggacagctgatcatcctcgcagtggcgagtcgcggttttgtctcaccaggggtgatggtcggattcgtattcatcatcgaaggaatgagctttaaactgaggcctgtactctggagagggatcaatttggaggtggagggtccgtcatggtctggtgtgtcacagcatcatcggactgagcttgttgtcattgcaggcaatctcaatgccgTGCGTTACAgggtcctcctccctcatgtggtacccttcctgcaggctcatcctgacatgaccctccagcatgacaatgtcaccagccatactgctcattctgtgtgtgatttcctgcaagacaggaatgtctgttctgtcatggccagcgaagagcccggatctcaatcccattgagcacgtctggtacctgttggatcggagggtgagggctagggccattccccccagaaatgtccgggaacttgcaggtgccttggtggaagagtggcgtaacatctcacagcaagaactggcaaatctggtgcagtccatgaggaggagatgcactgcagtacttaatgcagctggtggccacaccagatactgactgttacttttgattccccctttgttcagggacacattattccatttctgttagtcacatgtctgtagaacttgttcagtttgtctgttgttgaatcttatgttcatacaaatatttacactttaagtttgttgaaaataaatgcagttgacagtgagaagacgtttctttttttgctgagttcatatatttttaaacctcccACTTCAGGCTGGATGTGCATTTCCTTTTAATTTAGCAAATATTTGCCTCGtattttaactctgcattgttgggaatgggctcgtaagtaagcgtttcactgtaaagtccacacctgttgtatttggtgcatgtgacatgTGTAGTTCAtgcatgcataatctatgagcagaattactttacctcaattagccacaaaatctTAGTTTGAAAGAGGCTGTTTACTGGAAGCTGTGTggcgccattttccctacattttcccCGATATGGGCCAGCCCCCTAACAATTCGAGTTCCAACCAATGTGCTTCAGCCCCTCActatttgagtgacagctagcaagacgcacacagcagagcgagagcaatgacgtggtgcacatatctgcacatatgtgacgtagtacgcaattttcagggaccacttttggctcgtgagcgctactttcagaactactggctaaaaagtatacaaaagtaccaggAATCTCTAACTACTAGTAACGGCGTTTATGAACTTAAGTACCACCTTGTCCATTTGAGTCTAGCTGGGTAAGTTACTTGTGCACAGTACAACATCCACAGTACTACTCATTCAGTAGCTAACGGTTCCTGCATTGCATAGGAGAGTCCAAAGAGGCAAAGCTCTAAACTCAGCGTTGCCAATATGCTACGGACCATCAGCTTCTATGAAACAGAGAGACACCCTTCGTCCATCCTCCACCACCATGGGACCAACCTGCCACAGCGGTAGGCTTGAGCCTGGTCAGAGTACCGTATAAATACGGTGTTCTGGACACTTTCCGGCAGTGTGGAGTGGCTCCAGAGAGGAGGGGTTACGAGTCTCTCAGCATACTGATCTCGGCAAAGAGCTTGAGCGCAGGCCCCAGTTTGATGTTCATGGTGCCCATGAGGTGGTCCTCTTTCAGCAGCAGCAAAGACTGGCCGTCGATCTCCTGCGAGCGGAACTCCTTGGCTATCTCCAGGCAACCTGGGAACAAAACAGCCACTCATCAGCTAGctttctaaaaaatatatatactaaaAAAATAACATTACACATAACCACCAGGTTGCAGGCAAGTCTTTTCTAAAAATCCCTCTTGCTTGCTGCTTGATTTATGACAGGGGCCAGGTCACCAATTATGTTCCTGGAACCGATATCTATGTTTTAGAGTGTTTAAACAAAGTTTGATTTCATTTGTATTTCAACTAATCAAACGACTAAGTTTGTTGACTGAAGTAGGTGTGTTACCACTGGGCTAAAAGAAAAGCCTACACACCCTGCATTTCTCCAGGGTGACCACTGTTGTATTGGGCTGCTACTCTGCCATTTAGCAACCATTGGAGTAAATGGAAAATGTCGCAGTGCCCACCTGGCAGGGAGCAGATGAACTCGTAGACCTCCTCCACGTTCCACTTGGCCGGGTCGCTGGGCTGGAAGAGGGGCAGCTCTTGTCCACAGCCCTCCGTGTGCTCAGCCCCTCTGCTCGCCTGGGACCTGGGAGCACTAGAGCTGGCAGCAGACAGTGGGGGTGAAGGGGGACCCTCGTAGCTGGACATGTCTAAACACTGGCTGAACTCCCTGTGACCAGGGTGAGAGGGGTGGCTGGATGTCACCGATCCACCCCCAGGTTGTTGCCCAGTAGTGGGAGTCTGAAAACACAAAGGAAGGATATAGCTTTGAAGTGATATGGGATTATTGCCATTCTAGCCAGAAAGAGGGTCTCAATGGAAATGTTTATAAAGTCATATAGTGCTTTGATTCTTGATATTTTGTGAACAGTGCCATTTCACCTGTTTTTTGGTCTCGGAGCTTGAGGTCCCAATGGATGTTCTCTGCTTCTTCAGTTTCTCCATCGTGGTTTGTCGATTTGGAAAGAGGCCCATTCGCTTTGTACACCCCACATTGTACCTGCACAAACATTTtatgggggaaaaaataaataaaatgggcaATGTATCAACAAGTAGCTTGGGTAATTAAGTGTTTCAAAGGCTGAGCAAGCCATTTGTTTAATTGTCAATTCATTTTTAAACATCTGAGTAACAAATGAATAGCTCAAGTAAAGAATAAGCCATCCATTTATTTATTATTCCTGCACTTGTGTACTACTGCTGTAACAACTGCTGGCGAAAAAGTCATTCAGGATGCCTGGGTTATATTCATTAGACCACACCTTTGCTAAATGTTTTTCAATGGAAAATAAAAGTTCAGATAGTCCCTCCCTTTTGCAGTACGTTTCCTTCCCTTCGGTGCCTAATGGGTACGACCCAGATCTCAGTCCCAGCATCTTGTCTACCCAGGCCTTACCGTTTGGCACACACTGTGGAGCAGAACCTCTTGGATCTCTTGAAGTTGTAGGCAAAGTCCACTCTGCCACACAGCTCACACGTCAGGGTGGGCTCCTCTTGCTGCTTCAGCTCTGCACAGCAACAACAGTTTCACGTCAACACATGGGAACCAGAGAAGCAGTGGTAAAAATACAGTGGGTATTAACACGGAATGCGGGTTGGCATGACAGGTAATGAGCGTGGCATGGCTTCATGTCTACGGAGGCAAGTGGTTGGTTGACTTTCTGATGATCAGAGAGTTGATGTGAGACAAAGAAAACCCTAAAGACAGTCCTACAGTACGGATCAAGAAGAGCAAATCCAAGTGCCAATATGTACAAACATTTGTGCTGAGATTCAAGCAGAAGTGGGACGTGAAGCCAGGTAGCCAATGCCACAATGAGAAGCTTGTAGTTCTGGGTTAATAGGCCTTTTCTCATTTGGGCAAaagtccatcctctctcctctgtgactGGATACAGATAAGTGGTCGAGGAGTGTGTCAATTCATTAGGAGGCAAATGAAAGACGGTCCTCCACTCCTCGATAGCCTCCTTTTGGCGAGGAAGCACGTGTATCCTACAGCAGAATAGTTTTGATATCTGCCACACCCTCTTTGAATCACCTGTTGTGCGTGCTTTTCTCCTCCGAcaatacacatttaaaaacacTGTTTCTTGTCCTTTTATCTATGAAATGTCTTGCACAACTAACCTAATTCATTTtatcactttacacatttattttgggattccCCCTTCTAAACGTAATTTGCAAGTGGAGGAGCTTCTCATTTCGTATAAGCGCATTTTCGTCCACTCTCCTCGGCCGCCtctcctcgattacctttgacctttttgaaAAGGGGGcaagacggaggagagaggacacaggagtTGAGCAAATCTAATTGAGAAAAGGCCATAGTGGGCCAAGCAAGATGTCTTCTGGCTGGTCCTTTACCTTGCTGTGATAGGTCCTCCATCTCAGAGTCAGTGGTGCTGTTGGAGGAGGTAGTTGTCTTCTCTGAGTCAGAGTGAGTctgctgtttgtgtttcttcagGTTCTCGATCAGCAACGACAACGGACGGTCCACCTGAAAGGACAGAGACAATTCACGTCATTCATGCTGCTTACACCGGTAGTAAAATGCTGTACAGTGCATAATGATATGAATGGTTTAGTCTAATTTAGTCCACTAGAGGGAAGTGCACTACTGGTCATGTACATGGATAACTATGTGTCCTTATGGTTCAGTTGACTCCAAAACAGGCGTGCAGAGGCAGATTAGGCTGGTAAATTATTtgcccagtgggcctgtctaacttCTGTTTTTTGCGCAAAATGATCCTTATTCggctaataatgggggcctcaaaaaaaaaaaaaaatgggccgGTGTGGGGACCAAGAGGaagtgtgttagaaatgccagggccgttttctggtcccagtccgcctgtgtgtgtgcctctgcttCTGAAGAGCCATGTGCCCAGTGGGTGGAAAGCTTCTTCAGAATCCTACTCACAGGGAAAGGCTCTGCTCCCTCCTGGATCACAAATCCTTCAATAAAGTGGGTGAGGATCTGGGGTTTCACTATGGCTTGAGGCAGTTTGCTCTCGCCATTCTGTGGGGTACTGCCTG
Encoded proteins:
- the LOC115166283 gene encoding polyhomeotic-like protein 2 isoform X7 gives rise to the protein MTSGNGNNAPMVTGSTPQNGESKLPQAIVKPQILTHFIEGFVIQEGAEPFPVDRPLSLLIENLKKHKQQTHSDSEKTTTSSNSTTDSEMEDLSQQELKQQEEPTLTCELCGRVDFAYNFKRSKRFCSTVCAKRYNVGCTKRMGLFPNRQTTMEKLKKQRTSIGTSSSETKKQTPTTGQQPGGGSVTSSHPSHPGHREFSQCLDMSSYEGPPSPPLSAASSSAPRSQASRGAEHTEGCGQELPLFQPSDPAKWNVEEVYEFICSLPGCLEIAKEFRSQEIDGQSLLLLKEDHLMGTMNIKLGPALKLFAEISMLRDS